The DNA segment CGCGGCTGATTTATTGGCGTGCACGATCTCCACCGCATCATTTTTTACCCTCTATTATCGCTATGGCGAACAAATGATCGAAATGGTGCGGAAAGCCAATATTGCCATTTTTATTTTAGCCCTAGCCGTGGGTGGTTATTTTTATTTTCGCCGGAAAAACCCCGGTAGGCCGAACCAGCCCTAGGCCCGTTCCGTGAGTCAGCCGAGAAGTTGTTTGTTACCGAATTCTTAGGAAACGCCGGCAGGATAATCCTGTTCCGCGATATCCAGGCTTGGAGCTTCGGCTAACAGCCGATCAACCTCGTTCATCATTTGTAACAACAACGTTTCTGCCTGTTGCAATTGCCGATCAAGTGGACTATCGCCACCCAGCCTAAACTCCTGCTCCAATTCCAGCAAGAGCGTTGCCAGTTCTCGATGAGCAATCGAATTGACGCTACCGGCCAGCTTATGGATGATTTCGGCGGCGCCAATTCGGTCCCCGCTCTGATAACAAGCGCGAGTTTTGGCGATATCATCGGCATGTTGCTCTCGAAGCAGCGCGAGTAATTTACGATATACCAAGGGATTGTTGCCAACTTGCAGTCTGGCACGAGGACCATCAACCCCAGTCGGTAACGGAAAGTTCGGAATATCGGCGGCGATCGATGCCGATATCAGAGTTGAGGGGATACGCGCGGATTGTGTGTTCACCCAGCGAGCCAGAATCTGAAACAATTGGTCCCATTCAATCGGTTTGCCGATATGGTCATTCATGCCGCTCTCTAGGCAGCGCAGACGATCGGGCTGCATGACATTGGCGGTCATGGCGATAATGGGTAATTCGGCATGACTTGGATTGCCGCGGATGGCGCGGGTAGCCTGATAACCATCCATCACCGGCATCAGACAATCCATCAGAACCGCGGAATAATCGTTTTGATCGACCATACTGACCGCTTCTTCTCCATTCACCGCCAAGTCGGCGCGTATGCCTTTATTGGCCAGCACGGCCATCATCAATTCCTGATTAATCGGATTGTCTTCCACAACCAACAAGTAAGCTTGCCGCAGTAGCGGCATCGGGTCGCTGACAGCGACAATCTCTGGCTCGGAGAGACGCGCCTCTTCGGTTAACTTATCCAACACCAGACTGAAATAAAAACAACTGCCCTTGCCCAATTGACTCTCGACGCCTATATCGCCGTTCATTGCGCCGACCAGTTTCTTGCAGATCGACAAACCCAAGCCGGTACCTCCGTATTTTCGGGTAGTGCTATTGTCGGCTTGATTAAAGGCTTCGAACAATCGGCTTTGGTGCTCGGCGCTCAATCCGATGCCGGTATCGGTGACGCTGAATCTCAATTGTGCCTGACTGGCTGTGTTGCTTAAGGCTTCCACCCGCAACACCACCGAGCCTGTTTCGGTAAACTTGATGGCATTGCCGCACAAATTCAGCAATATCTGCCCTAGCCGCAATGGATCGCCCAGGAAAGCCTCCGGCACCGTGTCATCCACCTTAAACTCCATGACCAGGGATTTAGCTTCCAGCAAGGTTGATGTCACATCTTTTAGATACTGCAACAAGTTATCCAGATAAAATTCGGTATGTTCCAACTCCAGCTTACCCGCCTCGAGCTTGGAATAATCCAAAATATCGTTAACGATGCCTAACAACCATTTCGACGAGGTTTTGATTTTATCCAGATAATTGCGTTGCGTGGGGGTGAGATCGGTTTGCAAGGCCAAATCGCTCATGCCGATAATGGCATTCATCGGCGTGCGGATTTCATGGCTCATATTGGCCAAGAACGCGCTTTTGACCCGTGCCGCCGCCAAGGCTTGCTGATGCATGTCTTGCAGTTCCGCGGTACGCTTATCAACTTGATGCTCCAGCCTGATCCGTATCCGTTGTAATTGGCGCACTCGCCACACATAGATACTCAACATCAGCGAAAACAAACCGAGCAGCAATAAGGCACGGAACCAGTTGGTCCGCCAGTAGGGCGGTGTGATGGTAATGGGTAGATTGACCCTTTGTTCGCTCCAAATACCGGCATTATTGCTGGCCTTGACCCTAAACAGATAACTGCCCGGATCGAGGTTGGTATAAGTGGCGACACGATTGTTGCTATCGCCTTCTATCCAGTCCCGATCGAAACCCTCGAGTTTATAGGCATAGCGGTTTCGCTCGGGATTGGCAAAATGCATCGCGGAGAAACGCAAGGAAAATACACCCAGCCGCCAAGGCAAGGTCAGGCTTTGGGGCCGGGTTAGACTACCTTCCAATTTGACGTCCGGGTCATTAAAGTTTGGGCCTAGCGAGCGGTTGAGGATGCTGATGTCGGTGATGGTGGGATGGGGCGGAATCTGATTTTGCTTGAGTTCGGCCGGATCAATCAACATGACCCCATCGGCGGTACCAACATAAACCAAGCCTGCGCCGCCAACCACCGAGGCAGCGGCTTCAACTTTGCTGGTAAACCCCGGTGGATAGGCGTAATAGGTGAAGCGTGCATTTTCGGGGTCAAACCGCGACACGCCGTGTGCTCGAGTAAACCAAAGTTTACCGGCTTGATCCACATGCAGATTTGTGACAATGCCGTTGACCAAGCCATTATCAATCCCCAAATTTCTAAATTGAAACCCGGTTCCCGTTTCAATGGCCTGGCAAACGCCCGCAGCCGTGGCTATCCATATCCTACCCCGTTCGTCCTCAACCAGATCAAACACGGAATCGCTAGGCAAAGAACTGGAATCGGCGGCATCGTAACGATAATGTTGGAACTGCCCCGTCATTGGATCAAGAATACTTAAGCCGCCGCCCGCAATATTGGTTCCTCCCGTCCAAACCCTACCCGCATGATCAACAAACAAGGTATTGACCGAATTATTGCCCAAACTTTTAGGATCGCTTGGATCATGGCGAAAATGTCTTTTGACGCCGGATTTCAAATCGTATTCTATCAAGCCGCCGCCGGTGCCGAGCCACAACACACCATCGGCACCCGGTACGATTTGATTGACAAAATTACTCGCCGAATCGCCAAGATCGATCAACTGAGTGCTTTCACGTTCGTCGTCGTAGCGAATCAAACCAGCTCGGCTACCCAGCCACAATGAACCCTGCGGTTGCTGATACAAGCTATAAACCATACCGATTGAAGCTTGGCCATGTTCGCCAGGCATGGCGGTCAGTTTTTTAAGTATCCGCCGCGTATGCGGATCTATGAGTAATGCGCCCTCCCAACTGCCCAACCATAATCGTTCGGAGCTCTCGGTGGCTATTGACCTGATTGAATTGTTAACAGTATCGTCGGCCCCTTTGAATGCACTGGGAATCAACCTTCCAAAACCGGCATTGGTAACGTCAATTCGGCTCATGCCGCTGGTTGTCGATATAAAAAGACCACCGGAACGCTCGACCAGCAAGGATGGAACTATATTGCCGGCCAGGCTATTGGGATCCTCAATCTTATGCTGGTAAACATCGAATTGTTGTCGCGCTTCATCCCAACGTAATAAGCCCTTCGCCGTTCCGACCCAGATATTACCGGTCGAATCTTGGTTAAATTGGTAAACTCTAAAGTTGTCGGGCAAATTCGAAACTGACAGGTGTTTTCTATTAACCCAGTCCTCGCCGTAATGCCAAACAATGATGCCGGCCTCGGTACCCAGCCATAAGCGTTGCCTATCGTCAAAAAACAAAGTTTTGACATTATTGGCCAAGGCCGACTCGCCATCTGCACTGATTTGATAATGCTTAAATTGCTTGCCGCCGGCGGGCAGATAATCAAGACCCGATGGCCAGGTACCAATCCAGAGTCCGCCGTCCGGATCCCTGGCCAACGCTTCAATATTATCTAAAGCCAAGCTGGCGGGATCATTCGGATCATGCCGATATATCTGAAATTGCCCGCTATCGGGATCAAAATGCCGCAGCCCGGCGCGAGTTGCCAACCAAAAGCCATTACCCCCGTCCGATATAAGGCTGCGAATATTTCGTCCTTGGCCTTCATCCGCGCTATCTTCCGGCAAAGCAATGGTTTTAAAGGTCTCTGTTTCCGGTTCAAAAACAACCAGCCCCTCGCGCGTTCCCAACCAGATTCGATGCCGCCGGTCTTCAATCACACTGGTGATAGAATCAAATTGTAAGCCCCCTTTCACATTCGGCATTTTCTTAAACGACTTAAGTTCATGCCCATCATAGCGGAGCAACTGCCCGATAGTCGCCAGCCAGATAAAACCTTGCTGGTCCTGAGTCATGGTAATGACTAAACCTTCACTAGGAATGCGCTTATCGTTGATAAACAATACATTCGGCTGGGTATGGCCAACTTCCGTAAATAACATCAATCCAAGCAACAATACGGCAACAAGGGATTGTGTTAAAGGAAAACCGATTCGCGGTCGCATGCCGAGTCTAAAAATCCCTTCAAAAATCGGTCGACAGCATGACGCTGAAACTGCGAGGAGCACCGATGTAATAAGAAGGGGCAATACCTCCGGCACCTTGAGCGCGCGTGGTAAAAGTGCTGCCGCTACCGGCATTCAGGTTCAGGTAATCTTCATCCAGCAGATTATAGACATTGAATCTGACCATCGGATCGCGAAACCAGCCGGTCGATGGCAGCCGATAACCGGCATCGAAACTCACCAAGGTATAGCCGCTGATGGACTCATCGTTGACCAGGGTGGAATAACGCCGGCCGGTGTATTTAGCGGATAAATTGGCCGACCATGGCCCGTTGCGATATTGCAAGGCGGCGCCGGCTAGATACTCGGGCACATCGGGAAAGGCCTTGCCGGCCGTGTTTTCGAAACTATTGGCCGCCGTCCGCAGATTCTGTTCCATCCGGCTATGAGTATAGGAAAACGAGCCGTACACGCTCCAGTTGGGCAAAAAACGCCAGGCTGATTCCAGTTCCACACCCTTGGTGGTCGAATCGCCGACGTTGTAATTGGTGCTGGTGGCATTAATTGGGTCGTAGGCCGAAGCGATACGATTGCGGTAATCGATGTAAAACAAGGTACCGGCGAATGACACATCCTGGTTGCTAAACCGGTAACCCAGATCCCAATTGGTTGAGACTTCCTCGTCGATATTCACCGATTTCAATCTGTAGCCGGTTAATTTGCCATCGGCGCCGGCCGTGCCGCCGTTGATCAGGCCGTAAAACACCGAATCGGGCGGAGCCTTGAAGTTTTCGGCCCGGCTGGCAAAAATTTGTTGCTGTTCAGTGAACTGGTAACGGATACCGACATTGGGCAACGGCCTGGCATAACTGGCCTTGACGTTGTAATCGGCGGGAAAACCCTCGCTGGCATAATTGTAGAAATCACGCCTAAGCTCGGTATAGCGAAAACCCAGTGACAACAGCAATTTATCGTTCAAGAACTTGATGTCGTCCTGGGCAAAAAACGATTGGGAATAATTTTCGGTCAGAAAATCCCGGCCCTGAAACGGCGTGCCATCCTGGCGGAGCAGCAATGCCGATGTATTTTCCAGCCAAGGGTCGGCGCTATTGCCGGCCCCATCGAAACGTACCCCCGGTTGCGTGCGGCGATGATGGGCATATTCATACCAGTATCCGGCCATCAGGTGATGGTTGGCGAGCTTGCTATGCAGGCGGGCCGTTACACCGGGGCGCTGCGTTTCAGTCAGGGCTCCGCTGTAAATCATCACGGTATCGCGGCTGTCGCCGTCCTGATTGATGTCGGCCACGCCGCCACCGATTTTGCCGCTGCCATTGCTTTCGGCAAGGGTTCTAAGCTCGTTGCCGCCGGTGCCGTAACCGTAGTTGTAATAAGGGTCGACATCAAATTTCAGATTAGGCATCGGCTCAAAACGGCCTTTCAAGGTCGCCAGATAATTCCGGTAGGGATTAAGGCTTAGATCGAAATAATTATCGGCCGGGACTCGCTCGACCTGCGCCGTGCCGTTCACGCCGACTAAATGGGCGGGCGGTTGATTACCGAAATCGGCATAACGGCCGAGCGTCTGGATTTCCCGCAAAGTCAACGTGCGCAAATTATTGTTGTAAAGCTCGTTATACAGCAAACCGCCGGTAATACTGTTACCGGGCGACAGGTTGAGTACGCCTTTAAAATCCAAATGTTCCCGATCGGCGCCACCATAGCCCTTGAATTTATCGGCCTCGGCCTTGGACACCGAAACAAAGGCCTTGAAGCGCTGATCGCCCAAATAACCGGTATCGGCCCGTAAAAAAGTTTTATAGGCGTCGAAAGCGCCATAGCTTTGTTGCACCCGAAATCGGGCCTGGTCGGTGGGATTGGATGTCAGCATCCCTATCGAGCCGCCGGTGGCGCCGACCATGGGCGCATCGGTGGGATTACCGCCTTGGATAACGTCAATCTGTTCCAGATTTTCCAATTCCACCAGTTCCGAGGCAAATACCGCAAAATTACCGGCATCGTTCATTGGCGCGCCATCAATGCTGACACCAATCTGATCACTGTTAAAACCCCGCATGCGGATTCCGCCGCCAAACAATCCGGTCGCGTCATAACTATAAGTATTAACTCCCGGCAGCATGTCCATGGCTTGGTAAACATTGTTTAGACTGTTTTTCTGCTCGATGGCCGGGCGAGAGACTACGCTAGTGGCTTGGGTCGAATTCTGCGGCGTCATCAATCCATTGCCTGGGGCGGAGATGCCTTCGACTATCACATTTTCAAGTCTGACCGCCTCTTCGGCCTGGATAGGTGTTGTAGAAAACGATGTCACCCATAACGTGAACAGTTGGAGTTGTAACTGACTGGTGAATGATATTTTCATAGGTTGGAACGGTTAAAGTCGGAGTTTTTGTGGCTCATTATGTTGTAAACCGTTGATATATCCTTAGGTTTAATTGTTGTTTTTGCGGCCAAATTCTCGTTTTTTGCTAATGCCTTACCCCTTGCAGCCCGCCCGTGTGCAAAACCACTATGCGTTGCCCTGGCATAAAAAAGCCCTTATTCAGCAAATCAAACACGGCAAATAGCATTTTACCGGTATAAATCGGCTCCAGCGGGACGCCATGTTCGGCCGAGAAATAGCGGATGAATTGTTCCAACGCGGGCGTAGTCTTGGCAAATCCGCCGAAATGATAATTCAAAAGAATTTGCCAGCCAGCCAGAGATGAATTGTTAGGCAACAACCGGTTTACCTCGTCACTCAGATAACCGGCATTTTTCAAAGCCGCAATCCCAACCACTTGCAAATGGGCGGGCGCCGCGGCAATCAATCCGGCCAAGGTAGTACCGGTGCCGCACGCCGTCACCAACACATCAAAAGGCCGTTCAATCTCGGCCAGTATTTCGGCAACGCCTTGTAAAGCCAGATTGCTGGCGCCACCTTCCGCTAGCCAATATTGACCGGGTTTCAAATCAGGTAGACTATCGTGATGCTTGAATGCCCGCAGCTGACGATAATCGCTGCGAGTGACAAAACGCAGC comes from the Methylomonas sp. LL1 genome and includes:
- a CDS encoding hybrid sensor histidine kinase/response regulator — encoded protein: MLFTEVGHTQPNVLFINDKRIPSEGLVITMTQDQQGFIWLATIGQLLRYDGHELKSFKKMPNVKGGLQFDSITSVIEDRRHRIWLGTREGLVVFEPETETFKTIALPEDSADEGQGRNIRSLISDGGNGFWLATRAGLRHFDPDSGQFQIYRHDPNDPASLALDNIEALARDPDGGLWIGTWPSGLDYLPAGGKQFKHYQISADGESALANNVKTLFFDDRQRLWLGTEAGIIVWHYGEDWVNRKHLSVSNLPDNFRVYQFNQDSTGNIWVGTAKGLLRWDEARQQFDVYQHKIEDPNSLAGNIVPSLLVERSGGLFISTTSGMSRIDVTNAGFGRLIPSAFKGADDTVNNSIRSIATESSERLWLGSWEGALLIDPHTRRILKKLTAMPGEHGQASIGMVYSLYQQPQGSLWLGSRAGLIRYDDERESTQLIDLGDSASNFVNQIVPGADGVLWLGTGGGLIEYDLKSGVKRHFRHDPSDPKSLGNNSVNTLFVDHAGRVWTGGTNIAGGGLSILDPMTGQFQHYRYDAADSSSLPSDSVFDLVEDERGRIWIATAAGVCQAIETGTGFQFRNLGIDNGLVNGIVTNLHVDQAGKLWFTRAHGVSRFDPENARFTYYAYPPGFTSKVEAAASVVGGAGLVYVGTADGVMLIDPAELKQNQIPPHPTITDISILNRSLGPNFNDPDVKLEGSLTRPQSLTLPWRLGVFSLRFSAMHFANPERNRYAYKLEGFDRDWIEGDSNNRVATYTNLDPGSYLFRVKASNNAGIWSEQRVNLPITITPPYWRTNWFRALLLLGLFSLMLSIYVWRVRQLQRIRIRLEHQVDKRTAELQDMHQQALAAARVKSAFLANMSHEIRTPMNAIIGMSDLALQTDLTPTQRNYLDKIKTSSKWLLGIVNDILDYSKLEAGKLELEHTEFYLDNLLQYLKDVTSTLLEAKSLVMEFKVDDTVPEAFLGDPLRLGQILLNLCGNAIKFTETGSVVLRVEALSNTASQAQLRFSVTDTGIGLSAEHQSRLFEAFNQADNSTTRKYGGTGLGLSICKKLVGAMNGDIGVESQLGKGSCFYFSLVLDKLTEEARLSEPEIVAVSDPMPLLRQAYLLVVEDNPINQELMMAVLANKGIRADLAVNGEEAVSMVDQNDYSAVLMDCLMPVMDGYQATRAIRGNPSHAELPIIAMTANVMQPDRLRCLESGMNDHIGKPIEWDQLFQILARWVNTQSARIPSTLISASIAADIPNFPLPTGVDGPRARLQVGNNPLVYRKLLALLREQHADDIAKTRACYQSGDRIGAAEIIHKLAGSVNSIAHRELATLLLELEQEFRLGGDSPLDRQLQQAETLLLQMMNEVDRLLAEAPSLDIAEQDYPAGVS
- a CDS encoding 1-aminocyclopropane-1-carboxylate deaminase/D-cysteine desulfhydrase, translated to MNSALHPRLKLLESQLSVPTLTPIFDDKLTAQRLELWIKRDDLLHPVISGNKWRKLKFILNHALYSGADSIVSMGGAYSNHLHALAFAGKCLGLKTIAYVRGEQPQKFNPTLIDLQNWGMELRFVTRSDYRQLRAFKHHDSLPDLKPGQYWLAEGGASNLALQGVAEILAEIERPFDVLVTACGTGTTLAGLIAAAPAHLQVVGIAALKNAGYLSDEVNRLLPNNSSLAGWQILLNYHFGGFAKTTPALEQFIRYFSAEHGVPLEPIYTGKMLFAVFDLLNKGFFMPGQRIVVLHTGGLQGVRH
- a CDS encoding TonB-dependent receptor, producing the protein MKISFTSQLQLQLFTLWVTSFSTTPIQAEEAVRLENVIVEGISAPGNGLMTPQNSTQATSVVSRPAIEQKNSLNNVYQAMDMLPGVNTYSYDATGLFGGGIRMRGFNSDQIGVSIDGAPMNDAGNFAVFASELVELENLEQIDVIQGGNPTDAPMVGATGGSIGMLTSNPTDQARFRVQQSYGAFDAYKTFLRADTGYLGDQRFKAFVSVSKAEADKFKGYGGADREHLDFKGVLNLSPGNSITGGLLYNELYNNNLRTLTLREIQTLGRYADFGNQPPAHLVGVNGTAQVERVPADNYFDLSLNPYRNYLATLKGRFEPMPNLKFDVDPYYNYGYGTGGNELRTLAESNGSGKIGGGVADINQDGDSRDTVMIYSGALTETQRPGVTARLHSKLANHHLMAGYWYEYAHHRRTQPGVRFDGAGNSADPWLENTSALLLRQDGTPFQGRDFLTENYSQSFFAQDDIKFLNDKLLLSLGFRYTELRRDFYNYASEGFPADYNVKASYARPLPNVGIRYQFTEQQQIFASRAENFKAPPDSVFYGLINGGTAGADGKLTGYRLKSVNIDEEVSTNWDLGYRFSNQDVSFAGTLFYIDYRNRIASAYDPINATSTNYNVGDSTTKGVELESAWRFLPNWSVYGSFSYTHSRMEQNLRTAANSFENTAGKAFPDVPEYLAGAALQYRNGPWSANLSAKYTGRRYSTLVNDESISGYTLVSFDAGYRLPSTGWFRDPMVRFNVYNLLDEDYLNLNAGSGSTFTTRAQGAGGIAPSYYIGAPRSFSVMLSTDF